One window of the Bradyrhizobium sp. NP1 genome contains the following:
- a CDS encoding acetate/propionate family kinase, translating to MDTILVVNAGSSSVKFQIFAIEGDGALRRQLKGQVDGIGSRPRLRATGADGDTLADRAYPIESIADVAAALTVAGAWLRDERRITPLAVGHRVVHGGPDHDRPVPVDHGLVARLERYTALAPLHQPYNLAPIKSLLANLPALPQVACFDTAFHRGHKDVADQYAIPHQLYDEGVRRYGFHGLSYEYIARTLPKVAPEIAAGRIIVAHLGSGASMCALQGGRSVESTMGFTALDGLPMGTRPGQIDAGVVLYLLTTKGMRPDAVQDFLYRECGLKGLSGISNDMRELLTSSDPRAAFAVDYFVYRAGLHAGMLAAALQGIDAFVFTAGIGENSSAIRERIAEQLGWLGVALDRAENAKHSLKISQTGSRIPVYVVPTDEERMIAEHTLSVLWASRFNAKREKAS from the coding sequence ATGGATACGATCCTCGTCGTCAATGCCGGCTCGTCAAGCGTGAAGTTCCAGATCTTCGCGATCGAGGGAGATGGCGCGCTGCGCCGGCAGCTCAAGGGTCAGGTGGACGGGATCGGCAGCCGGCCGCGGCTGCGCGCCACCGGCGCTGACGGCGATACGCTGGCGGACCGCGCCTATCCAATCGAAAGCATCGCCGATGTTGCCGCCGCGCTGACGGTAGCGGGCGCCTGGCTCCGCGACGAACGTCGCATCACGCCGCTTGCAGTCGGGCACCGCGTCGTGCATGGCGGCCCGGATCACGATCGCCCCGTTCCGGTCGATCACGGTCTGGTGGCGCGGCTGGAGCGCTACACGGCGCTCGCGCCGCTTCACCAGCCCTACAACCTGGCGCCGATCAAGTCTCTGCTGGCAAATCTCCCGGCCCTTCCGCAGGTCGCGTGTTTCGACACCGCCTTTCACCGGGGCCACAAGGATGTCGCCGACCAATATGCGATTCCGCACCAGCTCTATGATGAGGGCGTGCGGCGCTACGGATTTCACGGCCTCTCATACGAATACATTGCCAGGACCTTGCCGAAGGTCGCGCCCGAGATCGCAGCGGGTCGTATCATCGTCGCGCATCTCGGCAGCGGCGCCTCGATGTGCGCGCTCCAAGGCGGCCGCAGCGTGGAGAGCACGATGGGGTTCACCGCGCTCGATGGGCTGCCGATGGGCACGCGGCCAGGCCAGATCGATGCCGGGGTTGTCCTCTACCTGCTGACGACAAAGGGCATGAGACCCGACGCCGTGCAGGATTTCCTGTACCGGGAATGCGGACTGAAGGGATTGTCGGGGATCAGCAACGACATGCGCGAGCTCCTGACCAGTTCCGATCCCCGCGCCGCTTTCGCGGTCGACTATTTTGTCTACAGGGCGGGCCTCCATGCCGGCATGCTGGCGGCGGCTCTGCAAGGCATCGACGCCTTTGTCTTCACCGCCGGCATCGGCGAGAACTCGAGTGCTATTCGTGAGCGCATAGCTGAGCAGCTCGGATGGCTCGGAGTGGCGCTCGATCGGGCCGAGAATGCGAAGCACTCGCTGAAGATATCGCAAACGGGCAGTCGCATACCCGTCTATGTCGTTCCCACCGACGAGGAGCGGATGATCGCCGAGCACACCCTGTCGGTGCTTTGGGCCAGCCGCTTCAACGCAAAGCGCGAGAAAGCATCATGA
- a CDS encoding phosphate acetyltransferase codes for MSMHAAEVNESRPSKYDRLIAAAKKVPTVTTVVVHPCDESSLRGAADAAQAGLIKPILVGPVSKINATAAKHNIGIAGFEIVDAAHSEDAATKGVELIHAAKGEMLMKGSLHTDELMRAVTAKATGLRTERRISHVFVMDVPTYAETIFVTDAAINIFPDLDCKRDIIQNAIDLFNQAGFGTLPRVAILSAVETVTSKIPSTIEAAALCKMADRGQITGGLLDGPLAFDNAVDKEAARIKGIKSEVAGRAQILVVPDLESGNMLAKNLAYFAKADGAGIVLGARVPIVLTSRADTPRARMASCAVATLYADARRRQTVNAAA; via the coding sequence ATGAGCATGCATGCCGCTGAAGTGAACGAATCCCGACCTTCGAAATACGACCGCCTGATTGCGGCGGCAAAGAAGGTTCCCACCGTGACCACCGTCGTGGTGCATCCCTGTGACGAAAGCTCGCTGCGGGGCGCCGCCGATGCCGCGCAAGCAGGACTGATCAAGCCCATTCTGGTCGGACCGGTGTCCAAGATCAATGCCACCGCGGCCAAGCACAATATCGGCATCGCGGGCTTCGAGATCGTCGACGCCGCTCACAGCGAGGACGCTGCCACAAAGGGGGTCGAGCTGATCCATGCAGCGAAGGGCGAAATGCTGATGAAGGGCAGCCTGCATACCGACGAGCTGATGCGCGCCGTCACCGCCAAAGCCACCGGACTTCGGACTGAGCGACGCATCAGCCACGTCTTCGTGATGGACGTGCCGACCTACGCTGAAACCATTTTCGTGACCGACGCGGCCATCAACATCTTCCCCGATCTCGACTGCAAACGGGACATCATCCAAAACGCGATAGACCTGTTCAATCAGGCCGGCTTCGGCACGCTGCCGCGGGTAGCAATCCTGTCGGCGGTCGAAACCGTGACGTCCAAGATTCCATCCACCATCGAGGCTGCGGCGCTCTGCAAGATGGCCGACCGCGGCCAGATCACCGGCGGCCTGCTCGACGGCCCGCTCGCATTCGACAATGCGGTCGACAAGGAGGCAGCCAGGATCAAGGGCATCAAGTCGGAGGTTGCGGGGAGGGCGCAGATCCTGGTGGTGCCCGACCTCGAGTCCGGCAACATGCTGGCGAAGAACCTGGCATATTTCGCGAAGGCCGACGGCGCGGGGATCGTTCTCGGGGCGCGCGTTCCGATCGTGCTTACGTCGCGGGCGGATACACCGAGGGCGCGCATGGCTTCCTGCGCGGTGGCGACGCTCTACGCTGATGCTCGCCGCCGTCAGACCGTCAATGCTGCGGCGTGA
- the fabI gene encoding enoyl-ACP reductase FabI, which produces MSIPVFPETKVALKGKKGLIVGIANDQSIAWGCAKAFRALGADLAVTYLNDRARKYVEPLAKQLEAPIFMPLDVSVEGQTEQVFERIGKEWGQLDFLLHSIAFSPKEALHGRVVDVQRDGFLKTMDISCWSFMRMAHLAEPLMKNGGTLFTMTYYGSQMVVENYNVMGVAKAALEAAVRYIAAELGPKGIRVHAISPGPLATRAASGIPEFDELLDKAQSKAPARSLVSIDDVGAATAFLALDGAKLITGDVMYIDGGYHIID; this is translated from the coding sequence ATGAGCATTCCGGTGTTCCCCGAAACAAAGGTTGCGCTCAAGGGCAAGAAGGGGCTGATCGTAGGCATCGCCAACGATCAGTCGATCGCCTGGGGGTGCGCCAAGGCGTTCCGAGCCCTGGGTGCGGACCTTGCAGTGACATATCTCAACGATCGCGCCAGAAAATACGTCGAGCCGCTCGCAAAACAGCTGGAAGCGCCGATTTTCATGCCGCTCGACGTAAGCGTCGAAGGGCAGACCGAGCAGGTCTTCGAGCGGATTGGGAAAGAGTGGGGCCAACTCGACTTCCTGCTGCATTCGATTGCCTTCTCGCCCAAGGAAGCGCTTCACGGGCGCGTCGTCGACGTTCAGCGCGACGGGTTCCTCAAGACCATGGATATATCCTGCTGGTCCTTCATGCGGATGGCGCACCTTGCCGAGCCATTGATGAAGAACGGCGGCACGCTTTTCACCATGACCTATTATGGCAGCCAGATGGTCGTGGAAAATTACAATGTGATGGGCGTGGCAAAGGCAGCGCTTGAGGCCGCCGTCCGCTACATCGCGGCCGAGCTCGGTCCGAAGGGCATACGCGTTCACGCGATTTCGCCGGGCCCGCTTGCCACGCGCGCTGCTTCGGGCATTCCCGAATTCGACGAATTGCTGGACAAGGCGCAGAGCAAGGCACCGGCGCGCAGCCTCGTCAGCATCGATGATGTGGGCGCGGCGACCGCATTTCTGGCGCTCGACGGTGCCAAGCTGATCACGGGAGACGTGATGTATATCGATGGTGGATATCACATCATCGATTGA
- a CDS encoding response regulator: protein MSNRKLIFVVDDDPGTLRSLKRLLREHGYDSLLFQTAKAFQAHGDFRRAICVVLDIQLNGESGIEVRHRLSESGVSLPVIYITANDSDAVRTAALESGCIAFLRKPFPAKALLEPIDRVAAGLG from the coding sequence TTGTCTAATCGAAAGCTTATCTTCGTCGTCGACGACGATCCGGGCACTCTCAGAAGTCTCAAGCGACTGCTCCGAGAGCATGGCTATGACAGCCTTCTCTTTCAAACCGCGAAGGCGTTCCAGGCGCACGGCGATTTCCGGCGGGCGATCTGCGTCGTTCTCGATATCCAGCTGAACGGCGAATCCGGTATAGAAGTCAGGCATCGATTGAGCGAGTCGGGGGTGTCGCTCCCCGTCATCTACATCACCGCCAACGATAGCGACGCCGTTCGCACCGCGGCGCTTGAATCCGGATGCATCGCCTTTCTGAGGAAGCCGTTTCCAGCGAAGGCCCTCCTTGAACCAATTGATCGCGTCGCAGCTGGGCTCGGATAG
- a CDS encoding dienelactone hydrolase, with the protein MLLPYPSKAIRGRGRSSHTCATMTSGVDLDQDRRHGPRKPSIRSPSLDQPQIATTAMLRHVLTRLALAACATTAALLGSRAAEEPTPPAIQEEIWALPVTQPTLAYVVRPHGSGPFPLVVMNHGVSLNAQERAFFPLVEFRDAAIWFARRGNMVVAPVGPGYGAAALDMPNRGLYGVFFSKIGSCDNPNFHDAGLAAALLDKWIIDYMTEQGLALPNDTVVVGQSAGGWAAIALSSQNLPSVKAIIAFAAGRGGHVGGKPNNNCAPDRLVEATADFGRVARTPMLWIYIENDTYFGPALSQRMLQAYTHSGGNAEYHLLPPFGEDGHFLIDSASSIPLWSPLVSQFLDRHR; encoded by the coding sequence ATGCTGCTCCCCTATCCGTCGAAGGCCATTCGTGGCCGGGGTCGGTCATCACATACCTGCGCAACGATGACGTCCGGTGTTGATCTAGATCAAGATCGCCGACACGGACCGAGAAAGCCTTCGATCCGTTCTCCTTCATTGGACCAGCCGCAGATCGCGACGACCGCCATGCTACGACATGTTCTCACCCGATTGGCGCTTGCTGCCTGCGCGACAACGGCGGCGCTGCTCGGCTCACGGGCTGCTGAAGAGCCGACCCCGCCTGCAATCCAGGAGGAAATCTGGGCGTTGCCCGTGACGCAGCCGACGCTGGCCTACGTGGTCCGCCCGCATGGTAGCGGTCCATTCCCGCTTGTCGTCATGAACCATGGCGTGTCCCTTAACGCACAGGAGCGCGCGTTCTTTCCACTGGTCGAATTCAGGGACGCGGCTATTTGGTTCGCGCGGCGGGGCAACATGGTGGTCGCGCCGGTCGGCCCGGGTTACGGCGCAGCCGCGCTCGACATGCCGAACCGCGGACTGTACGGCGTGTTCTTCTCAAAAATTGGGAGTTGTGACAACCCGAACTTTCACGATGCAGGTCTCGCTGCGGCGCTGCTCGACAAATGGATCATCGACTACATGACCGAGCAGGGACTTGCCCTGCCAAACGATACGGTCGTCGTCGGACAGTCCGCCGGTGGCTGGGCGGCGATCGCCCTTTCAAGCCAGAACCTCCCCTCAGTGAAAGCGATTATTGCGTTCGCAGCCGGACGCGGTGGACATGTCGGTGGAAAGCCGAACAACAACTGCGCGCCGGACCGGCTGGTCGAAGCGACCGCCGACTTCGGTCGTGTCGCGCGTACGCCCATGCTGTGGATATACATCGAGAACGACACGTATTTCGGGCCAGCGTTGTCGCAGCGAATGCTCCAGGCTTACACGCATAGCGGAGGCAATGCCGAATATCACTTGTTGCCGCCGTTCGGCGAAGATGGCCACTTCCTGATCGATTCCGCCAGCAGCATTCCTCTATGGAGCCCCCTGGTCAGCCAGTTTCTTGATCGGCACCGCTAG
- a CDS encoding 3-oxoacid CoA-transferase subunit A — protein MRTLSAEEAVAMIPNGASVMVGGFMGVGTPERLLDELVRQHKSELALVCNDAAVPGKGVGKLIDAALVSRLIASHIGLNPRAQQQMMEQKISVDLVPQGTLAERIRAGGCGLGGVLTPTGVGTIVEEGKRQIQLDGKTFLIEMPLRSDFALIHAFLADYSGNLAYALTARNFNPVMAMAADTVIVTAEHIVPVGVIAPDHVVTPAPLVDYLVANG, from the coding sequence ATGAGAACGCTCTCTGCGGAAGAAGCCGTCGCCATGATCCCCAACGGGGCAAGCGTGATGGTCGGCGGCTTTATGGGGGTTGGAACGCCGGAGCGGCTGCTCGACGAACTGGTGCGACAGCACAAGTCCGAACTCGCGCTCGTCTGCAACGACGCCGCTGTCCCGGGCAAAGGGGTCGGAAAGCTGATCGATGCGGCGCTGGTATCGAGGCTGATCGCCAGCCACATCGGGCTGAACCCCAGGGCCCAGCAACAGATGATGGAGCAGAAGATTTCGGTCGATCTGGTGCCTCAGGGCACCTTGGCCGAACGCATCCGCGCCGGTGGGTGCGGCCTTGGCGGTGTGCTCACGCCGACCGGCGTCGGGACGATCGTCGAGGAAGGCAAGCGCCAGATCCAGCTCGACGGCAAGACCTTTCTGATCGAAATGCCTCTTCGATCCGACTTTGCCCTGATCCATGCTTTCCTGGCGGACTATTCGGGCAATCTCGCCTACGCGCTGACCGCCCGCAATTTCAATCCGGTCATGGCGATGGCCGCCGACACCGTCATCGTCACCGCGGAGCATATCGTACCCGTCGGGGTGATCGCACCGGATCACGTCGTCACCCCGGCCCCGCTTGTTGACTACCTCGTTGCCAATGGTTGA
- a CDS encoding DUF3141 domain-containing protein — translation MSIDKPAISNVTPSGLLADALQYTIDAGQRSILFLDVMRRRGAQYREHLAETVPHVLDYGVELIVDGRNLERPVNYGLVRVTPPSGIEIDLKRRPFVVVDPRAGHGPGIGGFKADSEIGVAMKAGHPCYFVGFMPEPMPGQTIEDIARAEAVFLERVIALHPEADGRPCVIGNCQAGWAIMILASLRPELFGPIIVAGAPLSYWAGVRGQNPMRYSGGLLGGSWLAALTSDLGGGKFDGAWLVQNFENMNPANTLWTKQYNVFSKVDTEAERYLEFERWWGGHVNLNAEEIQFIVDELFIGNKLATGRIKTSDGAVVDLRKIRSPIVVFCSKGDNITPPQQALGWILDLYEDVDEIRAYGQTIVYTVHETVGHLGIFVSGGVARKEHAEFSSNIDLIDVLPPGLYEATFEEKAADTANPDLASGRWIMRCEKRSLDDIRAMGVNNLEDERRFATAARVSEINLSAYRKLVQPWVKAMVTPQMAEWMRQMHPLRVQYEVLGGQNPVSKAIEGTADKIRENRKPTAVGNPFLAFQETISKNIVTALDRWRDAQEALSETMFLSVYGSPALQAALGIDPNADPSPKPEMSRDHRKLLDARIAELKSRIASGGLRECVIRGLLYVGSSRGMVDERSLEALRRARADDSGARLTLAEFKSMVREQFFMLLLEPEASLAAIPKMLPRNADARRAGLAVIRDVLSASAAISGETARRLSQIVALFGVPEKDEPHPQAKAS, via the coding sequence ATGTCAATCGACAAGCCAGCAATCTCGAACGTTACTCCGTCCGGTCTGCTCGCCGACGCTCTGCAATATACGATCGACGCAGGTCAGCGCAGTATCCTGTTCCTGGACGTGATGCGCCGGCGCGGGGCCCAGTACCGCGAACACCTCGCCGAAACCGTGCCTCATGTTCTCGATTATGGCGTCGAATTGATCGTCGACGGCAGGAATCTGGAGCGACCCGTCAACTACGGGCTGGTCCGCGTCACGCCGCCATCCGGGATCGAGATTGACTTGAAGCGGCGGCCGTTTGTCGTCGTCGACCCCAGGGCCGGTCACGGCCCCGGCATCGGCGGCTTCAAGGCCGACAGCGAGATCGGCGTGGCGATGAAGGCCGGGCATCCCTGCTACTTCGTCGGATTCATGCCCGAGCCCATGCCCGGGCAAACGATCGAGGATATTGCACGAGCCGAAGCCGTATTCCTCGAGCGAGTGATCGCCTTGCATCCCGAAGCCGACGGCAGGCCCTGCGTGATCGGCAATTGTCAGGCCGGCTGGGCGATCATGATTCTCGCTTCGCTGCGCCCCGAACTGTTCGGCCCGATCATCGTCGCGGGCGCGCCGCTGTCCTACTGGGCCGGAGTTCGCGGCCAGAATCCGATGCGCTATTCTGGCGGATTGCTGGGCGGCAGCTGGTTGGCCGCACTCACGAGCGATCTCGGTGGCGGCAAGTTCGACGGTGCCTGGCTGGTGCAGAATTTCGAGAACATGAACCCAGCGAACACGCTCTGGACCAAGCAGTACAACGTGTTCTCGAAGGTCGATACCGAGGCGGAGCGCTATCTAGAATTCGAACGCTGGTGGGGAGGGCACGTCAACCTGAACGCGGAAGAGATCCAGTTCATCGTCGATGAGCTCTTCATCGGCAATAAACTGGCGACGGGACGCATCAAGACGTCCGACGGAGCGGTCGTCGACTTGCGCAAGATCCGCTCCCCGATCGTCGTTTTCTGCTCGAAGGGCGACAACATCACGCCGCCGCAGCAGGCGCTCGGATGGATACTTGATCTGTACGAGGACGTCGACGAGATCAGGGCTTACGGCCAGACGATCGTCTACACGGTCCACGAAACCGTCGGCCATCTTGGGATTTTCGTTTCCGGCGGCGTGGCGCGCAAGGAGCACGCCGAGTTTTCCAGCAACATCGACCTGATCGACGTGCTGCCGCCTGGTCTCTACGAGGCAACATTCGAAGAAAAAGCCGCGGATACGGCCAATCCGGATCTGGCGTCGGGCCGGTGGATTATGCGTTGCGAGAAACGCAGCCTCGATGACATCAGGGCGATGGGCGTCAACAACCTGGAAGATGAACGTCGTTTCGCAACCGCCGCACGGGTATCGGAGATCAACCTTTCCGCCTATCGCAAATTGGTCCAGCCATGGGTCAAGGCGATGGTTACGCCGCAGATGGCGGAATGGATGCGCCAGATGCATCCGCTGCGTGTACAGTACGAAGTGCTCGGCGGACAAAATCCGGTATCAAAGGCGATCGAGGGCACCGCCGACAAGATACGCGAAAACCGCAAACCGACCGCTGTTGGAAATCCCTTCCTGGCCTTTCAGGAGACCATTTCCAAGAATATCGTCACCGCTCTCGATCGCTGGCGTGACGCGCAGGAGGCGCTCAGCGAGACGATGTTCCTTTCCGTTTACGGTTCGCCGGCGCTGCAGGCCGCACTCGGGATCGATCCCAATGCGGATCCGTCGCCGAAGCCGGAGATGTCGCGAGACCACCGCAAGCTGCTGGATGCCCGCATTGCCGAGCTGAAATCCCGTATTGCGAGCGGCGGCTTGAGAGAGTGTGTCATCCGTGGCCTGCTTTATGTGGGCTCATCGCGCGGCATGGTCGACGAGCGAAGTCTCGAAGCACTGCGCAGGGCACGGGCGGACGACAGCGGAGCGCGGCTGACGCTCGCCGAGTTCAAATCCATGGTCCGGGAACAGTTCTTCATGCTGCTGCTCGAGCCGGAGGCGAGTTTGGCGGCGATCCCGAAAATGCTGCCACGGAATGCCGATGCGCGCCGAGCGGGACTTGCGGTCATCCGCGACGTGCTGTCCGCCAGCGCGGCGATATCGGGCGAAACCGCCCGGCGTTTAAGCCAGATCGTGGCGCTCTTCGGTGTGCCCGAAAAGGACGAGCCGCACCCCCAGGCCAAGGCATCATGA
- a CDS encoding potassium channel family protein, whose amino-acid sequence MLVQLLVGAAVSALNIIVHAAVTIVAIVVARAVAKKSKSSPVLYLAGVIVATSLLVMVAHIIEVFIWSVAYAVVNAAPDDANLVYFAFVNYTTLGYGDVTPLAKWRLLGPMTAMNGVLMFGWSTALMFEVLLRTIELNPLSAISRSEKL is encoded by the coding sequence ATGCTCGTTCAGCTGTTGGTGGGAGCCGCCGTCAGCGCGCTGAACATCATCGTCCACGCCGCGGTGACGATCGTCGCGATCGTTGTCGCACGCGCTGTCGCGAAAAAAAGCAAGTCGAGCCCCGTGCTATATCTTGCAGGCGTGATTGTCGCGACGTCGTTGCTGGTGATGGTCGCGCACATCATCGAGGTTTTCATTTGGTCGGTCGCCTACGCCGTCGTGAATGCGGCGCCTGATGATGCCAACCTGGTGTATTTCGCCTTCGTCAACTACACCACGCTGGGTTATGGCGACGTTACGCCGCTCGCGAAGTGGCGGCTGCTGGGGCCGATGACGGCCATGAACGGTGTCCTGATGTTCGGCTGGTCGACAGCGCTGATGTTTGAAGTGCTTCTCAGGACGATCGAACTAAATCCGCTTTCCGCAATATCGAGGTCGGAGAAGCTATAG
- a CDS encoding invasion associated locus B family protein, protein MEIDMRIQNATATTTFLRCLAWIWCAALLLSAACGPAGAEEAGVVVNEAPAARQATQAEVAPRGQRAVKDIKYGDWRKVCFKTPGTNTVCRTTISGVWDTGQLAVRADVIERQGDATPRLQLFLPTGLYLQAGVKLRVDQGQQRQVPFVWCLTNTCIAAEAIASRSLQEMETGHTLLLEVIDSNVLSISTSLPLDRFAATRNGTPAELYQQDIDE, encoded by the coding sequence ATGGAGATCGATATGCGGATTCAAAACGCGACGGCGACTACGACCTTCTTACGCTGCCTCGCATGGATTTGGTGCGCTGCCCTGTTGCTGTCCGCAGCCTGCGGCCCGGCAGGGGCGGAAGAAGCTGGCGTCGTTGTCAACGAAGCACCCGCAGCGCGCCAAGCGACCCAGGCCGAAGTTGCGCCGCGCGGGCAACGAGCAGTCAAAGACATCAAGTATGGTGACTGGCGCAAGGTCTGCTTCAAGACCCCCGGAACCAATACAGTGTGCCGCACGACCATCAGCGGGGTGTGGGACACCGGGCAGTTGGCGGTTCGCGCCGATGTGATCGAGCGGCAGGGCGATGCCACGCCACGGCTACAGCTCTTTCTGCCAACCGGCCTGTATCTGCAGGCCGGCGTCAAGCTTCGCGTCGATCAAGGCCAACAGCGCCAGGTTCCGTTCGTCTGGTGCCTGACCAACACCTGCATCGCGGCCGAAGCAATCGCCTCCCGCTCGCTCCAGGAGATGGAGACAGGCCACACCCTGCTGCTCGAGGTCATCGATTCGAACGTTCTGTCCATCAGCACAAGCCTACCGCTCGATCGCTTTGCCGCTACGCGCAACGGGACGCCCGCCGAACTCTATCAGCAGGACATCGACGAATAG
- a CDS encoding response regulator yields MSGTIHIVDDDPSFRTAVERRLKKAGYEVAAYSSAQQLLDHLPDERSPACILLDVRIPDLSGPELQKRLAELGSTLPIIFLTGYADVRTTVATIKAGAEDFLTKPVSSEQLLRAIEQAMAHHETSRGPKAKLDALRAHLARLTPREMQVFELVVQGKINKRIAAELGATERTIKAHRHRVMEKMGVQSLAELVSIAERLGVLRRLSGERDRG; encoded by the coding sequence GTGTCAGGTACTATCCATATCGTTGACGACGATCCGTCATTTCGCACAGCGGTCGAGCGCCGTCTGAAGAAGGCGGGATATGAAGTTGCGGCCTATTCCTCCGCGCAGCAACTGCTCGACCATCTGCCTGACGAAAGAAGTCCAGCGTGCATCCTGCTCGATGTTCGCATACCGGACTTGAGCGGTCCCGAACTGCAGAAGCGTCTGGCCGAGCTCGGTTCGACGCTGCCAATCATCTTCCTTACCGGCTATGCAGATGTTCGCACGACGGTAGCTACAATCAAGGCAGGCGCCGAGGATTTTCTGACCAAGCCGGTGAGCTCGGAACAGCTGCTTCGCGCGATCGAGCAGGCCATGGCTCATCACGAGACCTCGCGCGGTCCAAAGGCGAAGCTGGATGCGCTTCGCGCTCATCTGGCCCGCCTCACTCCACGAGAGATGCAGGTCTTTGAGCTCGTCGTTCAAGGCAAGATCAACAAGAGGATTGCGGCGGAGCTGGGCGCGACGGAACGCACCATCAAGGCTCATCGTCACAGAGTCATGGAAAAGATGGGCGTTCAATCCCTCGCTGAACTCGTATCCATCGCAGAACGGCTTGGCGTCCTGCGCCGACTCTCGGGCGAGCGCGATCGAGGCTGA
- a CDS encoding helix-turn-helix domain-containing protein: MFVNVNANPANKPKFVGELEGLTRADVILSEFKYSRGSEVFGEAEPAEYVYQVIEGAVRSYKLLSDGRRQIGAFHLIGDIFGLENGPAHRFTAEAIVDTTVRLARRISLETVAETNALVARDLLNMTTSNLQHAEDHMLLLGRKTSLERVAAFLLEMDRRLSGVGVMALPMSRRDIADYLGLTLETVSRALSFLHERDILGFVGQTQRQIVLLNRAELAKLDL, from the coding sequence ATGTTCGTCAACGTCAACGCCAATCCTGCCAACAAGCCGAAATTTGTTGGTGAGCTCGAAGGTCTCACGCGAGCTGATGTGATTTTAAGCGAATTCAAATATAGCCGCGGCTCCGAGGTCTTCGGTGAAGCCGAGCCGGCCGAGTATGTCTACCAGGTGATCGAGGGCGCGGTGCGCAGCTACAAGCTGCTGTCCGATGGCCGCCGCCAGATCGGCGCGTTCCACCTGATCGGCGACATCTTTGGCCTCGAGAATGGACCGGCCCACCGGTTCACTGCGGAGGCGATCGTCGACACGACCGTGCGGCTCGCCAGGCGTATCAGCCTCGAAACTGTGGCGGAAACGAATGCGCTGGTCGCACGCGATCTCCTCAACATGACGACAAGCAACCTGCAGCACGCCGAGGACCATATGTTGCTTCTCGGGCGCAAGACGTCGCTGGAACGCGTTGCCGCGTTCCTGCTCGAAATGGATCGTCGCCTGAGCGGCGTTGGCGTAATGGCGCTTCCGATGAGCCGCCGTGACATTGCGGACTATCTGGGTCTGACGCTGGAGACAGTCTCCCGAGCGCTTTCGTTCCTGCACGAAAGGGATATTCTTGGCTTCGTCGGGCAGACGCAACGGCAGATTGTCCTGCTGAATCGCGCCGAGCTTGCAAAACTCGATCTATAG
- a CDS encoding 3-oxoacid CoA-transferase subunit B — translation MDAQAIIARRVALELRPGDLVNLGIGIPSLVANYVPPGLKVFFQSENGLIGTGPIPEQGMAHPHLTDAGGRPISALPGASTFDSVMSFGLIRGGHVDVTVLGGLQVDADGHLANWMIPGKMVPGMGGAMDLVTGAKRVIVAMQHAAKGKSKIVRKCTLPLTSSRPVDLVVTDLAVIGFDGGAITLLETAPGVSVAEVMAVTEAELRVPDKVPEMKI, via the coding sequence ATGGATGCACAGGCAATAATTGCGCGGCGCGTGGCGCTCGAACTTCGACCGGGCGACCTCGTCAATCTCGGAATTGGCATTCCGAGCCTCGTCGCAAACTATGTTCCGCCGGGACTGAAGGTCTTTTTCCAATCGGAGAACGGCCTGATCGGCACAGGGCCGATCCCCGAACAGGGCATGGCCCATCCGCACCTGACCGATGCCGGCGGACGTCCGATCAGCGCCCTTCCCGGCGCCTCGACGTTTGACAGCGTCATGTCGTTCGGCCTGATCCGCGGCGGGCACGTCGATGTCACCGTGCTCGGCGGGCTTCAGGTCGACGCCGACGGACACCTCGCCAACTGGATGATCCCCGGCAAGATGGTGCCCGGCATGGGCGGTGCGATGGACCTCGTCACCGGCGCAAAGCGCGTGATCGTTGCCATGCAGCACGCCGCGAAGGGAAAATCGAAGATCGTCCGGAAATGCACGCTGCCCTTGACCTCGTCGCGCCCCGTTGACCTTGTGGTCACCGACCTTGCCGTGATCGGCTTCGATGGTGGGGCCATCACCCTGCTCGAGACCGCTCCGGGCGTCAGCGTGGCGGAGGTGATGGCCGTCACCGAGGCCGAGCTCCGGGTTCCGGACAAGGTCCCGGAGATGAAAATCTGA